The DNA window AGGTTTTGATGGATTAAATCCCCAATCTTTAAAACTATAATAATTATTTGTATTTTCCCATAACAAATCTAATGACTCGGTGGCTTTTTCTCTTTGTTCAGGAAAATATTCGATGCATAAGAGAGGCCAAATAGCTCTGCTGTAATAGCTGGCAAAATATCCACTCCGGTAAAGTCCAGACTCCCATTTTCCATCCAATCCAATCTGCCCAAGCAACCAGCGTATCGCTAAATCAAGGGCTTTTTTGTAGCTATGAACTCCTTCAATATTATGTGCTTCCATTAATCCGAAAAGAACCTGAGATGTATTAAAAGCACTAGGTGTTATAAATTTAACTCCAGAAAAAAAATAACCTTCACTGGCTTGTATCTCGCAAAGCCAATCTGCAGCCCTTAATCCAATGGAACTATTTTCAACTGAACCTCCGTTATTAAATCTTAGAAAATTTTCAATGAGATAACCAGTCGTTTCAGGATATGGCTTTTCCCATGATATACTTTCAGGTAACCATAATTTCTTACTGTGGCAGAAGCCATTATAATTGGCTTTGATATGAGCTTGTTTCAGCCATCCCAAAGCTAATTGTTCTGCCTCAAGAATCAAACCTGGCTCCAAACTCATGATGATAATTAAATATTTAGGGTTCTAAAAACAAAAGATTGGTTAGCCTTCGCATAACAGTAAGTAAATGATTCGGCTGAGAATTTTTTAAATGTTTTCATTAGCCGTGGTTGCATTGATCCATCAAATACAAATTCGCAAGAATCATTTAGAGCAATCCTTATCCCTTCCCATAACAAAACAGAAGGAGCTCCTCTCGATCGCTCTGTTTTACTATTTACATTTATCCAATAGTACCAAGTACTTTCTGATTTAATAAAAATTGAAGTAGATACCAATTTGCCATATCTATTTTTACAGGAAATAATTTTAATGTGCTGCATGCCTCCCAAAAGTTGCTCAATTGCCTTCAATTTAATTGTTGTTAGGCCCTCCAAAGAATAAAAATTATCAGAAACTAAAAAATTTAAAGTCTCAGAACAAAACTCAGATTTAATCTCTACCGTCAGTTCCTCCTGAGCATTAAGAATATGATTGCGGGTAGAACTAGGTATCATTTTCCATAAAGAATCTTCATTCTGTTCTTTTAGAATACGACAACTTAATGTATATTGAAAGGAATAATCACTACCAAAAGCGATTGGCGCATGTAAAATATCTGGATAAAGTTTTAACTGAACTTGAGCAAAACCAATTAATTGTTGCTTTAATTCCAATAACAAATGGACTTCATTATTATACCTGCCCAATGAGCTACTCGTATTCCAATCGTGTAATATTTGAACATTATAGGGCGTAAAAGGTGGGCACTTGATAATTTTAAAATTCAAAATTTGTTTGACCCAAAAGCTTGCTTTGATGGTGCTTCCTTTATAAGAATTCTCATAAATCAAATAACTTGAATTAAGATTCAGTGCCTCCATCCAGGATTTCGTTACAAATATTTCATTTCTCCCGCAGTATTCAACCATAACAACTTGAATATCTGGCAAAAATACATTAAATATTAGCGACTTTTTTAATTAATAAGCCTAAATTTGCCTTGAAACATAGGACTTTAAAGTGTTCAATCAAAAAATGAATAGCACCTTTCGCTGGCAATTACTTGCAACGATGGTTATTGCAATCATCCAAATAATAACACTGGTTCTTTTGGGTCGTATTTTGGGGTTTAAAGATTTAGGAAGCTTTGCCATTCTTCAAGTGACTTTCAGGTTTGCACTTGCTGCGTTTGAGCCGGGTATGTTCTTTTCAATAGTTCAACAACATGAATCAAGTCCCAAACTAATCCAAAAATTAACAACTACTCAATTTAAACTCACCATTCTAAGTATTCTGATCTTAGGATCGATCTTCTTATATTCTCAAGAACTAAATGCCTGGCATCTGGCGGTAATTGCTTGCTTAATACTTTTAACCATTTCCGTCGGATCCAAATACAATAATCTGCTTATCTTATTTGAAAAACAAAAAGAAATTTCTATTATTCAAATCTTCTCCTATTCAATAGAGTTAGTTTTTATTCTCATCACTATATTCAAATATAATCCATTGTATATTTTTTCAATAGGGATTCTAATTAGACAATTCATATATTATTTGTTATGTCATTTAGTCCATCTGAAATTTACAAAAATGGAAATGGTCATAGCTGAAACAAAATATAAAACGAACCATATTACACCGTCACTTCAAAATATGGCTTCTCAAATATTGAGTTTTATCCAAGGCCAATATGACACACTTTTAATATTTTTATTATTTGGTCTCCCCATATTAGGACCATATAATCTTGCCTCTGAATTCAGTTTTCTCATATTTTCCAAAATAAATCCTGTATTTAGCAAAGCCATTTTCCCAAGTCTTTCAAAAGCTAAAAAACATCTTGTCCAAGTCGATGAAATAATTTTAAGTAGTCTTGTAAGTTACTTATATTTTATTATTCCGATATATTTCTTCATTTGGGTTCACGCAGAATATATATTAAATCTTGCCTATCAATCTAAAGGGAAAGATATTCTTGTCTTTGTTCGTTACTTTCTAATAATTGCTTTGATAAAGGCTATCAACAATATTTTAACCACATATTTGTTATCAATCGGAGCTTCCAGATGGGTTCTTTATTGGAATGTTACTTTGCTAGGGCTCAATTATCTTTTATGTGCTATATTTTTTTACTCCTCCATAGACATAATAACTTTTTTTAAATTCAGTATATTCTATGCATTGATATTTACTCTAATAGGAATTACTTATCTTTTGAGAAAAATAGAATGGACAAAAGTGAGTCTTTTAGACACATTGTACCAAATTTTTTCCTTCCTTCTTATAATAAATTTAATCATCTATATAAATTCTTTAGTGTTTTCAGATTTTATTATTAATAGTATTATGGTGGTGGCTTCATTTTTCATCGTTTTGTTTCTTACAAATAGAAATAAATTTACACAGCTAATAAATTTTAAAATATCTGAATGATTGATTTTGTTGGCGGTTGGCAGAAGGATGGTAAAAATGTTTTAACTAACATATACTCACATGATAAAGTCTACTCTTATGAACAGGAAAATTTCATATATTGTGAATCGAGAGAAGGCATTTACCATAATCCAGCAACTATTAATCATAGAAAAATAATTCTGTTAGGAAATCCTGTTAGGAAATTAAACTTTAATGAAGAATGGGATAAACTCTATCATATAAACTTTGATTTTGAATCTCACAAACTCATTACTTTTTTCAATTCCGTTTCCGGGATTGCAGGATTAATCATCCATGATGAAATATCTGAAAATATATATATCATTACAGATCCTTTAGGATTCATTCCAATATTCATAATTGAAAACGAAACTGGTTTCGTATATACCAATCGTCTTATATATCTAAATGAAATCTTTAAATCAGAATTGGTTTGGGATGAAAATTCAATTAGAAATTATTACGAAAACGGTCATTTTATATCTCATCAAACCTGGTTCAAATCCACAAGGCGAGTTAAAGCCGCAACTGTGTTAAAACATTGCTTAATAAACAATAAGACTTCTGAGTTCAGATATTGGTCATGGCAAAATGTGTCTTTACCCCATTTACATTCTAAAATGAAATCAAATAGCCTTATTACACTTTTCGAAAAAGGCATAAAGTCTCTCGACTTAAAAAATCAAAAAACAGGAATTGCCTTAAGTGGTGGAAGAGATAGCAGGTGGATAACATGGTTCCTCCGAGATGTTCCAGCTATCGAAACATTCACATTTGGAATTAAAAACAGTGCTGATTTAAAAATAGCACAAATATGTTCCAAAGTCCTTAACCTAAAGAATGTACAATATGAATTAACCTACAAAAATTGGTTTGCAGACAGAAAGGAATCCTTTTTGATCGGTGAAGGGCTCTTGAGTCTGGAACATTTCCATGAAGGAAATATTTTAAGAAAATTATCAAAGAACTACAATATTTTAGTATCCGGATTCTTTGGTGGATTTTCACCCCATTACAAAAAACAAAGAATAACATCAAAGGAAGCCAAAACCTATTTCAGATTCCAAAATACTGATACCGAAGTTCAAGATTCTTTCTACAATTTCAAATCACCACATCCTTATCTTATTGATCAAAAAATGACTAATCTTGCAACGATACATTTATATATTTTAAGTAGATATTTTAAAGTAGCCACCCCATTTTATAACATGGAGTGGATAACATTTCTATATTCCTGCAATAAATCGTACCTAAAAGATCAGAAATTATACCTTAATGCACTTAATTCCAGTATGCCAACAAGTCTAAGTAATATTCCATGGCAAAAAACGGGTATCCCTTTAAGTTGGGTCAATGCAAATTTATTTATATTAAAATTCAGACTTAACGATATTTTGGAAAAAATCTTAAATATCTTTCATAAAACCAGAAGTTTCTATAATTACAATCTGCTCGAAAATGAAATAGATTCTCTAATCCAAGAATATAAATCTGGAAGTGTTGATTTTCTTAAGCAATATAAACCACATAACCTACAATCAAAATTTAGACTACTATCAATTCTTGTCTGGATCCAAAATCTGGAGAAAACGAGAAAGTATGAAAATTAAAGTACTACACTTCATTGATTATTACCTCCCTGAAACCATGAATTGGATTCAGGAGTTACTAAATTCAAGTTCGGAAAACTGTATTCATTATATCTGCTGTCGATATTACAGTCCCAATATTACATTAAAATTTATCAAAATTGAAAATGTTGGGATAAAATGCAACTATCCTGTTAATTTAATTTCCAAAATTAAAGCAGCTATTTCGGAAATAAATAATTATAAAAAAATCCAATTGTTTATAAATAGCGAAGGGATACAAATATTGCATTTTCATTTTGGTCATGTAGCTCTAAATTTTTCCAAATTGATTGGGAAATATGGTAGAAAATGTTTAATATCTTTATATGGTTTTGATTATGAGTACTTACCAAATAAACACCCCAACATAAAAGAAGAATATTATAGATTATCAAAATATGGTGCCCATTTTGCAGTCGAGGGAACCTATAGTAAAAATCTTTTGGAAAAATATAGGATTCAATCAAAAAATATTATCATAATACAAATGATCTTTTCCAGATCAAAAAATATAGAAATTCAACCATTTGGCTACCCCATTCAACTCACTCAGGTAGCCACATATACCGAAAAAAAAGGGCAAGACATTTTATTGCACGCCCTCGCACTTTCAAAATATAGAAACAAATTTAAAATACATTTTCATGGTGAAATTGGAGATGGAAAATATTATACTAATCTTCAAAAAATAATCCAAACTCATAACTTGAATAATGTTTCACTTGGAAATAAGTTAAGTATATCCGACTATATTCATAAAATTAAAAAGAGTCACATTGTAGTTAATCTAAGTAAAAGAACAAAACTCAAAGACACAGAGGGAGGTTGCCCAGTAAATATTAAAGATGCGCTTACACTTGGAAAACCGGTCTTTACAACCTCACACTGTGACATACCAGAAACAGCTATAAATGGTTATAATGCATGGATAGCCCAAGAAAATAATATTGAAGACGCTTCAAGGGTTCTTGATCAAATCGCTTTTATCAGTCAATCTGAATACAATGCTTATTGCCATCACAGCATTGAATCCACAAAAGCTAAACTAAATTCAAACTTGACAGGACAACAAATCACCGATGCGTATAAATTAATTTTGAATGAAAGTTTACTTGCTTAGCCCACATTGTCTTCCTACAAGAAACCCTAGAACACTTAGAATTGAGAATGTTCGGAAAATTCTATCACTCAAATGGAAAGTAAAAGTACTTTGCTCGAAATTTACAAAAAATATTTCTGTTAATAAAGATGTTACAAACTCAAGAACAGACAATGAAATATATAAACTTAAAATAGAAATATTTAATAAACCTTCTTTCTTTTCCAAATTCATCAAAAAAATTATCTTTCCTGATATTTATATAATGCATAATATTTGGGTTACAATAAAATATTTAATTTTCTACTCAAATAGAGAAAATGTGTTAATTACTTTTTCAAACCCATTTTCAACTCACATTGCAGGAATAATGAGTAAAATATTTTGGCCAAAAAGAAAATGGATTTGCGATATAGGAGATCTTTATCAACACAACCCCAATCAAAAATTACCTAAATGGATTTCTCCACTATTAAATTGGTTTGAAAGACTTGTGCTAAATAAATCTGATTATGTTATACTAAATTCTAATGAAATTTTTAAATTCTACAAATCTAACTTTGACTTAGATCCGTCAAAAACAAGAATAATTTACAATGGAAGCATACTGGATTTTAGAGGTTTGGATCCAACAATTAGTAAAAATACCATCATGAGTTTTATTGGCAATACTTACGAAAAAGTAAGAGAAGGTCGATTGGAACTTCAGTTAATATTAGATACAATAAATTCTTACAGTTTAAAAAATAATAATTTCAGGATAATATTGGCAGGAAAGCAAGATAAAAGTTTGTATGCTGCATTCAAAAATAAAGCGGAGGTTGACTTTATGTCTACTCTTCAGGAACATAAATTAATAGAAATTTATCAAAAAACGAACATTCTGATTAACTTTGCTAATCACAATTACCAGGGACTCCCTAGCAAATTATATGAGTATCGTTTGACAGGATTACCTATCATTCACTTCACATATGGACCACCGGATCCATCCATAGAATTTCTCTCAGATTATCCCAAAATATTGATTTATCATTTAGAATTAGATAAGTCTGAAAAATTAATCAACTTCATCTTAAAATATAAACATGCCTCTCTGTCCCCTATTCCAAATATTGATTACAATCCTGAAGAAAAATGGAATTCACTTATTAACTCCCTTCAAGACAATTAATTAATACTACAATTTTCAATAAACATTTCTTCACTATTTTTACATTCATATTGAATTTTTACAAAAATGCTGAATCACGAATCTAAGCTTCCTCAATCAGGAGTATCTGTGTTTGCCCGCATGACTGCATTAGCAATGGAGTATAATGCCATTAATCTTGCTCAAGGATTCCCTGACTTTAATCCTCCCGAAGAATTAATTGAATTTCTTTATTCCTCAGCTAAAGAAGGTCTTAACCAATATGCCCCTATGCCCGGTTTAGTAGCATTAAGGGAGCAAATTGCGCAAAGACTTCTGAATGATTATTCATTTATTGCCTCGGTGGATAAAGAAATTACTGTAACTGCTGGAGCCACGCAAGCTCTCTTTACTGTTATAAGCGCATTTATTGGAACTGGTGATAAAGTTTTAATATTTGAACCAGCATATGATTCATATGCTCCTGCAATAATTGCCAATGGTGGAATTCCAATTTACCTAAGATTGCAAGAACCGGACTTCAATATTCCATGGGAGAATTTTGAAAACTTACTAAATGAACATCAATTTAAAATTATTTTGTTTAATAACCCACACAATCCTTGTGGTAGCATACTTAATTTAGACGACCTTATAAAAATTGACAAGCTCACTCAACCACTAAATACGCTACTATTATGGGACGAAGTGTATGACTTATTAGTTTATGATGGAATTAAGCATACCAGTGCATTAATGTTTGATTCTCTTATGGAGCGCAGTATTGTTGTCTATTCAATGGGTAAAACTTTACACAACACAGGCTGGAAAATCGGTTATACAGTTGCCCGCGAATACCTCACCAATGAAATTAGAAAACTTCACCAGTTTACAGTATTCTCTGTTAATACACCATCCCAAATGGCCATAGCTAGATTTATGAAAAATGAGCCTAAATTTTTTACTGAACTTGCCACATTTTATCAAAATAAACGAGACTACTTTACATCGCTGCTAAATGGAAGTCAATTCAGAATCTATCCTACCGCAGGAAGTTATTTTGCATTGGCAGATTATTCCCGAGTGCTCAATTGTCCTGATGAAGAAATGGCTCAATTGCTAGCCAGAGAATATAAAGTAGCCGCTATCCCTATTTCAGCCTTTTACCATGACCATTATGATCCAAGACTGATCCGTTTTTGTTTTGCCAAAAAAGAAGAAACCCTTTTAGAGGCTGCAAAAAGGTTAAAGTCAGGTCATGCTACAATAAGAAACAAATAAATCAGTTATTTCCTTTTGTAAAAATGTCTCCATGCGACTTCTATTAATTTATATAATTCTGATTCTAAATTCCTTTACAATCTGTTCCCAAACCAATAAATTTGACTTAAGTGGTATGGTAATTGACAGTTCAAATGTTCCCTTATCCTTTGCATCTATATATTTGTTGGAGCCTGAGGACAGCAGTTTAATAGATTACACCAGGGCAGAGGAAAATGGTAGTTTTAGTTTTAAAAATATTTCTCCTAAAAAATATTTACTTAAAATTAATTATATTGGATACTTGCCTTTACAAATACAAGTGGACGCTTCCGGCTCTAGTGTTAATTTAGGTAAAATAATGCTTAAACCAATTTCTAAAGAATTGTTTGAGGTAGTTATTAAGGCTGCAAGAGCACCAATGAGCATTCGAGGAGACACCATCGAATATGATGCTTCAACTTTTAAAGTTCCAGCCGGTTCAACCCTTGAAGATTTATTGCGCAAACTTCCTGGTATTGAATTAAACCAGGATGGATCCATTAAATCAGAGGGTAGAGACGTAACTCGAATGACAGTGGAGGGTAAACAATTTTTTGGTGGTGATCCAAAAGCAGCAACAAAAAATCTCCCTGCAGAAGGTATTTCAAAAGTACAGGTATTCAACGAAGTTACCGAAGAGGAAAAATTAACTGGAATCAAAGGTAACTCCCAAGATAAAAGTATGAATATTACCCTAAAAGATGAATTTAAAAAAGGTGGTTTCGGAAAAATTACTGGTGGTATTGGAACTGAAGATCGCGCAGAATTAAAAGGAAATTACAATAAGTTTAATCAAAAGGAACAATTTTCAATTCTGGCCTCCGTGACCAATACAGGTAGAAATGGACTTTCTTGGAATGACTACCAGGATTTTAAAGGAAGCAATTCTTTTAATTGGAATGATGATGGTGATTTTGGATTTAGTGGTGGTGGCTCAGTTAGGTATTACTTTTCTGAAGACGATGAAGACAATATTGAAACAAATTTTTTTGGTAGCAGCTCCAATGGCTTTCCTAAAAAATATAACGGAGGATTAAACTATAACTACGATCACAAAAAGACCAAGTTTAGCGGCACCTATTTTTATAATTTTGATGAATTGTTCTCTGAGGCCAAAAGGTCCCAAAACTTTCTTTACCTGGATAATCCATACAACACTTTAGATACTGCATTCAGAACGAATACAAAACAAAGCCATAAAATGGATGTTCGAATTGAACAAGAATTTGACTCATTGCATAGTCTTGTATTTAAAAGCAGTATTAATATTGGTGGCGTCCAAAATGAACTTGATGGTTTCTTTACCACACTTTCTCCATCCGAAACCTTGTTGTCAGATCTGTCAATGTTTTCTCAGTACGACAATAATATAATTAATTCTCAAAGTTCAGTCATTTTTAGAAAAAAATTTAAAAGAAAAGGGAGGTCCTTGGGAGTAAGTGCAGCATATATATTTAATGTGAGTGATCGAAAATCTGAACAGGAATCCCTTAATAATTTTTACAAATTAGGCTTATTTATTGATTCCGTTGCAGTTTTGAACCAAATCTTACAAACCAACAATGATAAATCTCAAATCAAAAGCAGCGTACAATATGTTGAACCACTGGGTAAAAGATTTTTTATACAAAGCTTTTACAATTACAGTAACAGGAACACTGATTATCAAAGAGATGTATTCGATCAAATTCAAGACAGCTCTTTAAAAAATCAATTTCTGAGTAGAAACTTTGAAAACAATATTGAATATCACCGAATTGGAACCTCGCTCCGATACTCTTATAAAGGTGCCAACTTATCTATAGGTTTAGCTTTTCAGGATCTTTTATTACAAGGACGTTTTAAGACAGGATTTGATTCGTCAAATAATGTAGAAACTAAAGTTGTGTATCAAAATTTTATTCCCAATTTTAGCTTACAGATGGATCTCAAAAAAAATAGGAATGTCAACTTTGAATAT is part of the Candidatus Vicinibacter affinis genome and encodes:
- a CDS encoding glycosyltransferase encodes the protein MKIKVLHFIDYYLPETMNWIQELLNSSSENCIHYICCRYYSPNITLKFIKIENVGIKCNYPVNLISKIKAAISEINNYKKIQLFINSEGIQILHFHFGHVALNFSKLIGKYGRKCLISLYGFDYEYLPNKHPNIKEEYYRLSKYGAHFAVEGTYSKNLLEKYRIQSKNIIIIQMIFSRSKNIEIQPFGYPIQLTQVATYTEKKGQDILLHALALSKYRNKFKIHFHGEIGDGKYYTNLQKIIQTHNLNNVSLGNKLSISDYIHKIKKSHIVVNLSKRTKLKDTEGGCPVNIKDALTLGKPVFTTSHCDIPETAINGYNAWIAQENNIEDASRVLDQIAFISQSEYNAYCHHSIESTKAKLNSNLTGQQITDAYKLILNESLLA
- a CDS encoding aminotransferase class I/II-fold pyridoxal phosphate-dependent enzyme, whose protein sequence is MLNHESKLPQSGVSVFARMTALAMEYNAINLAQGFPDFNPPEELIEFLYSSAKEGLNQYAPMPGLVALREQIAQRLLNDYSFIASVDKEITVTAGATQALFTVISAFIGTGDKVLIFEPAYDSYAPAIIANGGIPIYLRLQEPDFNIPWENFENLLNEHQFKIILFNNPHNPCGSILNLDDLIKIDKLTQPLNTLLLWDEVYDLLVYDGIKHTSALMFDSLMERSIVVYSMGKTLHNTGWKIGYTVAREYLTNEIRKLHQFTVFSVNTPSQMAIARFMKNEPKFFTELATFYQNKRDYFTSLLNGSQFRIYPTAGSYFALADYSRVLNCPDEEMAQLLAREYKVAAIPISAFYHDHYDPRLIRFCFAKKEETLLEAAKRLKSGHATIRNK
- a CDS encoding outer membrane beta-barrel protein, encoding MRLLLIYIILILNSFTICSQTNKFDLSGMVIDSSNVPLSFASIYLLEPEDSSLIDYTRAEENGSFSFKNISPKKYLLKINYIGYLPLQIQVDASGSSVNLGKIMLKPISKELFEVVIKAARAPMSIRGDTIEYDASTFKVPAGSTLEDLLRKLPGIELNQDGSIKSEGRDVTRMTVEGKQFFGGDPKAATKNLPAEGISKVQVFNEVTEEEKLTGIKGNSQDKSMNITLKDEFKKGGFGKITGGIGTEDRAELKGNYNKFNQKEQFSILASVTNTGRNGLSWNDYQDFKGSNSFNWNDDGDFGFSGGGSVRYYFSEDDEDNIETNFFGSSSNGFPKKYNGGLNYNYDHKKTKFSGTYFYNFDELFSEAKRSQNFLYLDNPYNTLDTAFRTNTKQSHKMDVRIEQEFDSLHSLVFKSSINIGGVQNELDGFFTTLSPSETLLSDLSMFSQYDNNIINSQSSVIFRKKFKRKGRSLGVSAAYIFNVSDRKSEQESLNNFYKLGLFIDSVAVLNQILQTNNDKSQIKSSVQYVEPLGKRFFIQSFYNYSNRNTDYQRDVFDQIQDSSLKNQFLSRNFENNIEYHRIGTSLRYSYKGANLSIGLAFQDLLLQGRFKTGFDSSNNVETKVVYQNFIPNFSLQMDLKKNRNVNFEYSVNLREPSVNDLLPVIDNSNPLFIRLGNPGLLPELTHRFGGGFRQFNPLNFTNLWAGMNYTFTENAFVYARDIDSKRITSITPTNISGTQSIWANLDFGFPIRKNKFTINTGYNFNYNKGFTLINSLQDDITTFGHGFNLRINLTPIDQFSFFLNGGARFSDQNSSLNSLESTKLQNYTSGLELNYKFPYKLFLNTSFNYSQFINNSSGFNESVPLLNVSLYKVFLKGDKGEIRLSGYDLFNKNLGINQSAWSNIVTQTTTSTLARYFLLSFTYNMRGIKTALEKNRRGHFMG
- a CDS encoding oligosaccharide flippase family protein → MNSTFRWQLLATMVIAIIQIITLVLLGRILGFKDLGSFAILQVTFRFALAAFEPGMFFSIVQQHESSPKLIQKLTTTQFKLTILSILILGSIFLYSQELNAWHLAVIACLILLTISVGSKYNNLLILFEKQKEISIIQIFSYSIELVFILITIFKYNPLYIFSIGILIRQFIYYLLCHLVHLKFTKMEMVIAETKYKTNHITPSLQNMASQILSFIQGQYDTLLIFLLFGLPILGPYNLASEFSFLIFSKINPVFSKAIFPSLSKAKKHLVQVDEIILSSLVSYLYFIIPIYFFIWVHAEYILNLAYQSKGKDILVFVRYFLIIALIKAINNILTTYLLSIGASRWVLYWNVTLLGLNYLLCAIFFYSSIDIITFFKFSIFYALIFTLIGITYLLRKIEWTKVSLLDTLYQIFSFLLIINLIIYINSLVFSDFIINSIMVVASFFIVLFLTNRNKFTQLINFKISE
- a CDS encoding glycosyltransferase; this translates as MKVYLLSPHCLPTRNPRTLRIENVRKILSLKWKVKVLCSKFTKNISVNKDVTNSRTDNEIYKLKIEIFNKPSFFSKFIKKIIFPDIYIMHNIWVTIKYLIFYSNRENVLITFSNPFSTHIAGIMSKIFWPKRKWICDIGDLYQHNPNQKLPKWISPLLNWFERLVLNKSDYVILNSNEIFKFYKSNFDLDPSKTRIIYNGSILDFRGLDPTISKNTIMSFIGNTYEKVREGRLELQLILDTINSYSLKNNNFRIILAGKQDKSLYAAFKNKAEVDFMSTLQEHKLIEIYQKTNILINFANHNYQGLPSKLYEYRLTGLPIIHFTYGPPDPSIEFLSDYPKILIYHLELDKSEKLINFILKYKHASLSPIPNIDYNPEEKWNSLINSLQDN